A window of the Lagopus muta isolate bLagMut1 chromosome 1, bLagMut1 primary, whole genome shotgun sequence genome harbors these coding sequences:
- the C1R gene encoding complement C1r subcomponent translates to MEVHTPFLLWAILFSGVISSSPVPRKLFGEIRSPNYPKPYPNNNISSWDIIVPKGYVVKLTFRYFDLEPSETCFYDYVKIRADKKSLGRYCGQLGSTTGNHPGRKEFVSKGNRMHLSFHSDFSNEDNGTVIPYRGFLAYYKAVDLDECDPSNAAEDEEGLRCQQICHNYVGGYFCSCRPGYQLQSDYHSCKVECSSELFTEASGYLSSPEYPHAYPEDLQCNYSIRLEKGLSIILKFLEPFEIDDHQQVHCPYDQLKIQAQGREIGEFCGKKSPGSIETKSNEVDILFFTDESGFSRGWKIHYTSERIRCPQPVPRDQFTIIRDLQPVYRYQDYFIVSCQTGYNLVEGNRKLLSFTAVCQADGTWHQPMPHCEIVNCGSPAELTNGIFSYVNKPANNTYQSVITYQCNEPYYHIVTRGGGERYTCSSEGTWVDRDGQERIPACLPVCGKPDKPVIKVQRIVGGERAGKGNFPWQALTEINGRGGGALLSDRWILTAAHTIFPKGSARNNVSLDQLTEDANIFLGHTDVEELYKMGNHPVRRIFIHPDYNPNDEQNYNGDIALLELKYPVILGPSVLPICLPDTSNTTFYMDGYMGYVSGFGVEKNFLSNHLKYVHLPAISREKCQSWLDSKNREKPMVFSENMFCAGFRREKRDTCQGDSGSVFTVLDMESGRWVATGIVSWGIGCAQGYGFYTKILNYLDWIKGIIKEDRL, encoded by the exons GCACACTCCTTTTCTCCTGTGGGCCATCCTCTTTTCTGGAGTGATCAGTTCCAGTCCAGTCCCAAGAAAGTTATTTGGGGAGATCAGATCCCCAAATTATCCTAAACCATACCCCAACAATAACATCAGCAGTTGGGATATCATTGTTCCCAAAGGCTATGTGGTGAAGCTGACCTTCAGATATTTTGACCTGGAGCCATCAGAGACCTGTTTCTATGATTATGTTAAG ATCAGAGCAGACAAGAAGAGCTTGGGACGATATTGTGGGCAGCTTGGGTCAACCACAGGCAATCACCCAGGAAGAAAGGAGTTTGTATCTAAGGGAAACAGGATGCATCTTTCATTTCACTCTGATTTCTCCAATGAAGACAATGGCACGGTCATTCCCTACAGGGGCTTCCTGGCCTATTATAAAGCTGTGG ATCTTGATGAATGTGATCCTAGCAATGCTgctgaggatgaggaggggCTTCGGTGCCAGCAAATCTGTCACAACTATGTGGGTGGCTACTTCTGCTCTTGCCGACCTGGCTATCAGCTCCAAAGTGACTACCACTCCTGCAAAG TGGAGTGCAGCAGTGAGTTGTTCACAGAGGCATCTGGGTACCTGAGCAGCCCAGAATACCCCCACGCCTATCCTGAGGACCTCCAGTGTAACTACAGCATCCGTCTGGAAAAAGGCCTGTCTATCATCCTGAAGTTCTTGGAACCTTTTGAGATTGATGACCACCAGCAAGTCCATTGTCCCTATGATCAGCTCAAG ATCCAAGCACAAGGAAGAGAGATTGGTGAATTCTGTGGCAAGAAGTCACCTGGCAGCATAGAAACCAAAAGCAATGAGGTGGACATACTCTTCTTCACTGATGAATCAGGGTTCAGTCGTGGTTGGAAGATCCACTACACCTCAGAGA GAATACGATGCCCACAGCCTGTCCCACGGGATCAGTTTACCATCATCAGAGACCTGCAACCTGTGTATCGTTATCAAGACTATTTCATTGTCAGCTGCCAGACTGGCTATAACTTGGTGGAG GGCAACCGGAAGCTGCTGTCCTTCACTGCTGTCTGCCAAGCTGACGGGACATGGCATCAACCCATGCCCCACTGTGAAA ttGTGAACtgtggcagccctgcagaactGACCAATGGAATATTCAGTTATGTTAACAAACCTGCAAACAATACCTACCAGTCAGTGATCACATACCAGTGCAATGAACCATATTATCACATTGTCAccagaggaggaggtg AGAGATACACCTGCTCTTCTGAGGGAACCTGGGTGGATCGAGATGGCCAGGAGAGGATTCCTGCCTGCTTGCCAG TGTGTGGGAAGCCGGACAAGCCTGTTATTAAAGTCCAGAGGATTGTGGGTGGTGAGCGAGCAGGCAAGGGCAACTTTCCTTGGCAGGCTCTGACTGAAATCAATGGACGTGGAGGTGGAGCGCTCCTGAGCGATCGCTGGATCTTGACCGCTGCCCACACCATCTTCCCCAAAGGGTCAGCAAGGAACAATGTAAGCCTGGATCAGCTAACAGAGGATGCTAACATTTTCCTTGGCCACACTGATGTAGAAGAGCTCTACAAGATGGGTAACCACCCCGTACGTAGGATCTTTATCCATCCTGATTACAATCCCAACGATGAGCAAAACTACAACGGAGACatagcactgctggagctgaaaTACCCAGTAATCCTAGGCCCTTCAGTACTGCCCATCTGTCTCCCAGATACTAGCAACACCACTTTCTACATGGATGGGTACATGGGCTACGTGAGTGGTTTTGGTGTGgaaaaaaactttctttcaaATCACTTGAAGTATGTGCACCTACCAGCAATTTCTCGGGAGAAATGCCAGAGTTGGCTGGATAGTAAGAATAGAGAGAAACCTATGGTTTTCTCTGAGAACATGTTCTGTGCTGGCTTTCGCAGGGAGAAACGAGATACATGCCAGGGGGACAGTGGGAGTGTCTTTACAGTATTAGACATGGAAAGTGGTCGGTGGGTGGCTACAGGTATTGTTTCTTGGGGTATCGGTTGTGCCCAAGGCTATGGCTTCTACACCAAGATCCTCAACTATTTGGACTGGATCAAAGGGATAATAAAGGAGGATAGGCTCTAA